In Streptomyces sp. RFCAC02, the following proteins share a genomic window:
- the ettA gene encoding energy-dependent translational throttle protein EttA: MAEYIYTMRKTRKAHGDKVILDDVTLSFLPGAKIGVVGPNGAGKSTVLKIMAGLEQPSNGDAFLTPGYSVGILLQEPPLDESKTVLENVQEGVAELKGKLDRFNEIAEQMATDYTDELMDEMGRLQEQLDHAGAWDLDAQLEQAMDALGCPPGDWPVTNLSGGEKRRVALCRLLLEQPDLLLLDEPTNHLDAESVQWLEQHLAKYPGTVVAITHDRYFLDNVAEWILELDRGRAYVYEGNYSKYLETKESRLKVEGQKDAKRAKRLKEELEWVRSNAKGRQAKSRARLARYEEMAAEAEKTRKLDFEEIQIPPGPRLGNIVVEVAGLEKAFGEKVLVDGLSFTLPRNGIVGVIGPNGAGKTTLFKMILGLESVDGGSVRVGETVQISYVDQSRANIDPKKTLWEVVSDGLDHINVGQVEMPSRAYVSAFGFKGPDQQKPAGVLSGGERNRLNLALTLKQGGNLLLLDEPTNDLDVETLSSLENALLEFPGCAVVVSHDRWFLDRIATHILAYEGESRWFWFEGNYASYEKNKIERLGPEAARPHRASYKKLTRG; this comes from the coding sequence CATCTACACCATGCGCAAGACGCGCAAGGCCCACGGCGACAAGGTCATCCTTGACGACGTGACCCTGAGCTTTCTGCCCGGGGCGAAGATCGGTGTCGTGGGTCCCAACGGCGCCGGCAAGTCCACGGTGCTGAAGATCATGGCCGGGCTCGAACAGCCCTCCAACGGTGACGCGTTCCTCACCCCCGGCTACAGCGTCGGCATCCTCCTGCAGGAGCCCCCGCTGGACGAGTCGAAGACCGTCCTGGAGAACGTCCAGGAGGGCGTCGCCGAGCTCAAGGGCAAGCTCGACCGGTTCAACGAGATCGCCGAGCAGATGGCGACCGACTACACCGACGAGCTGATGGACGAGATGGGCCGGCTCCAGGAGCAGCTCGACCACGCGGGCGCCTGGGACCTCGACGCGCAGCTCGAACAGGCCATGGACGCCCTCGGCTGTCCGCCCGGCGACTGGCCCGTCACCAACCTCTCCGGCGGCGAGAAGCGCCGTGTCGCGCTGTGCCGGCTGCTCCTGGAGCAGCCCGACCTGCTGCTGCTGGACGAGCCGACGAACCACCTCGACGCCGAGTCCGTGCAGTGGCTGGAGCAGCACCTCGCCAAGTACCCGGGCACCGTCGTCGCCATCACCCACGACCGCTACTTCCTCGACAACGTGGCGGAGTGGATCCTGGAGCTGGACCGCGGCCGCGCCTACGTCTACGAGGGCAACTACTCCAAGTACCTGGAGACGAAGGAGTCCCGGCTCAAGGTCGAGGGCCAGAAGGACGCCAAGCGCGCCAAGCGGCTCAAGGAAGAGCTGGAGTGGGTCCGCTCCAACGCCAAGGGCCGCCAGGCCAAGTCCCGCGCCCGCCTCGCCCGGTACGAGGAGATGGCGGCGGAGGCCGAGAAGACCAGGAAGCTGGACTTCGAGGAGATCCAGATCCCGCCGGGGCCGCGACTGGGCAACATCGTGGTCGAGGTGGCCGGCCTGGAGAAGGCGTTCGGCGAGAAGGTGCTCGTCGACGGCCTGTCGTTCACGCTGCCGCGCAACGGCATCGTCGGCGTCATCGGCCCGAACGGCGCCGGCAAGACGACGCTGTTCAAGATGATCCTCGGCCTGGAGTCGGTGGACGGCGGCAGCGTCCGTGTCGGCGAGACCGTGCAGATCTCCTACGTCGACCAGTCGCGGGCGAACATCGACCCGAAGAAGACGCTGTGGGAGGTCGTCTCCGACGGTCTGGACCACATCAATGTCGGCCAGGTCGAGATGCCGTCGCGCGCGTACGTCAGCGCCTTCGGCTTCAAGGGGCCGGACCAGCAGAAGCCGGCCGGCGTCCTGTCCGGCGGCGAGCGCAACCGCCTGAACCTCGCCCTGACCCTCAAGCAGGGCGGCAACCTGCTGCTGCTCGACGAGCCGACGAACGACCTCGACGTCGAGACGCTCTCCTCCCTGGAGAACGCGCTGCTGGAGTTCCCCGGCTGCGCCGTCGTCGTGTCGCACGACCGGTGGTTCCTCGACCGCATCGCGACGCACATCCTCGCCTACGAGGGCGAGTCGCGCTGGTTCTGGTTCGAGGGCAACTACGCCTCGTACGAGAAGAACAAGATCGAGCGGCTCGGCCCGGAGGCGGCCCGCCCGCACCGCGCCTCGTACAAGAAGCTCACCCGGGGCTGA